A genome region from Nicotiana tabacum cultivar K326 chromosome 13, ASM71507v2, whole genome shotgun sequence includes the following:
- the LOC107760718 gene encoding AT-hook motif nuclear-localized protein 14-like, with protein MEPNHETSGLSSYFHHHQPPPQPPQNPNPTTNGIVQNNSTNNSAAATTAAASHMVYTGSLPSAAVSPPMESVKRKRGRPRKYSTPEQAAAAKRLSSASAPPKKRDHALSRCAGADAAGGSSKKSQLAALGNAGQGFSPHIINVSTGEDVGQKIMMFMQQSKYELCVLSASGSISNASLRQPATSGGSITYEGRFDILTLSGSYVRTEIGGRTGGLSVCLASTDGQIIGGGVGGPLIAGGPIQVIVGSFSVDSKTGGVKNDISQQIGGSPMSSVGFRSVVDSSHQNMGRGQFMMQSRGMQPSPLHSTEWRVSTGQGMHQSPENGDYDHLQD; from the exons ATGGAGCCGAATCATGAAACTAGTGGACTCAGCTCTTACttccaccaccaccaaccacCACCACAACCACCGCAAAACCCTAACCCCACCACCAATGGAATTGTGCAAAACAACTCCACTAACAATTCCGCCGCCGCTACCACCGCCGCTGCTTCTCACATGGTGTACACTGGTTCACTGCCGTCCGCCGCCGTGTCGCCGCCGATGGAAAGCGTGAAGAGAAAGCGAGGGAGGCCCAGAAAATATAGCACACCGGAGCAAGCTGCCGCTGCTAAACGGCTCTCTTCGGCTTCGGCTCCGCCCAAAAAGCGGGATCATGCTTTGAGCCGTTGTGCTGGAGCTGACGCCGCTGGTGGTTCTTCTAAGAAATCCCAATTGGCCGCTCTGG GTAATGCTGGACAAGGTTTTTCACCTCATATCATTAATGTGTCTACTGGAGAA GATGTCGGTCAGAAAATCATGATGTTCATGCAACAAAGCAAATACGAACTATGCGTATTATCAGCATCTGGCTCAATCTCTAATGCCTCTCTGCGTCAGCCAGCAACATCTGGAGGAAGTATTACATATGAG GGGCGATTTGACATTCTCACTCTTTCTGGATCTTATGTACGCACTGAGATTGGAGGCAGAACCGGTGGGCTTAGTGTGTGTCTGGCAAGTACAGACGGTCAAATTATTGGAGGTGGAGTAGGTGGTCCCTTGATAGCTGGAGGCCCAATTCAG GTGATTGTTGGCTCATTTTCAGTTGACTCAAAAACTGGGGGAGTAAAGAATGATATTTCCCAGCAAATTGGTGGGTCACCAATGTCAAGTGTAGGCTTTCGCTCGGTGGTCGATTCTTCTCATCAAAATATGGGCAGAGGTCAGTTTATGATGCAGTCTCGTGGTATGCAACCATCGCCTTTACATTCAACTGAATGGAGGGTTAGCACCGGTCAGGGCATGCACCAGTCTCCAGAAAATGGGGACTATGACCACCTTCAAGACTAG